The Lutra lutra chromosome 16, mLutLut1.2, whole genome shotgun sequence genome segment TTTTTGTTacgaacagtgcctggaacagtaCCACATACACAGTAAGAGTTATAtgtgttcattaaataaaattctcctttccCAGGCATTTGAGGAAACTCAGCTGACTTCCCTGGACCCCATGAAGCAGTTTGCTGCCTGGTTTGAGGAGGCCGTTCAGTGTCCTGACATAGGGGAAGCCAATGCCATGTGTCTGGCTACCTGCACCAGGTGGGCATAGCCGTGGGCCCGTCTGTGGGTGGATACAGGTGAAGTAAGAAACTAGGAAGCTCTCAACTTGGTGGAATGCAAATTTATGGTTATAGCTGTGTTACTAacatgctgtgtgacctcaggcaagttacttgtcctctctgggcctttgtGTCCTTACCTGTAAACAAAGATCAGACTTTACTTAATTCcatttcagtaataaaaatgtagTCCCTCATTCATCTCTGCCCCTGATTCTCTCACCCCCAACACCCATGTCTCCCTTATCTCCCCATTTACTCAATTCCCACCTGTCCTTTAAAAGCTACATCTCCTGGAACTTCTCCATAAAGCTCTCTACCTCTCCTGAAATCTAGCGTAGTGCTTGGTTGTATTATGTATTTGACAATCAGTCATATAACCTTGAGACACCTCTTACATTAGCCTGTTATTCAACTCTTGTCCCCACGCATTAAAGTGTaaggtcttggggcgcctgggtggcttattggggaagcatctgactcttggtttcagctcatggcatgatctcagggttctgggattgagccgccAGGgttgctgctcagtggggagtctgcttctccctttccctctgctcctccccaaccccccagctcatactctctctctctctttcaaataaataaaatctttaaaaaaaaaagtgtaaggcCTTGAAGGCAGGGCTCTGGTACTGTGCCCCAGGATATTCCCCAGAGTCTGAGCAGAGGTCCTAATGTAACTGCCCTTTCTGTGATCGCTAAGCCCTGGCTGGTTGTGTCATTGTTGGTCACTGCCCCAAGAGCCTTGTTAACCTGCTAGGTAATAAAATACCACTGACCGGTAAGTGTAACCAGCAGAGATTTATTTCCTCACAGCTCTGagagctagaagtccaagatcaaggtgctgtcAGGATGGGTTCCTTGGGAGgcctctctttctggcttgtagatggccacctttttgctgtgtccttGCATGGCCTTTCCATGGTACAtgcaggggatgggagggaggaagggagggagaaggagagagagagacagagatcttTCTGGACACCAGGCCTATTGGATTAGAGTCTaacctttatgacctcatttaatcttaattatctCTCTAAAAGCTCTGTCTCCAAATAGAGCCACTTTGGGGACTTCAACATAGAATTTTAGGGAGACACAGTTCAGTCTATGACAAGTCCCAGGCAGCAGTGTCCTGCCCATACCTCTAGGACAGATcctcagggtgggggtggggtggccatGGGTGGCTGGCATCCCCTGACAGTGCAGAATAAGAAGGCAGAGGCATGGGGAGCACAGGGGAGCacctggggagaggggtggtAGCAAGGACAATGACATGGGCTCTGACCACACACTCTGGTCTTTGCCCAGAGACGGAAAACCCTCTGCCCGCATGGTGCTGCTGAAGGGCTTTGGCAAGGATGGCTTCCGCTTCTTCACTAACTTCGAGAGTCGGAAGGGAAAAGAGTTGGTGAGCTGCCCGCAGGGGCCAGCCCTGGCTTCCTTCATCACCCTCCGGTGCCACCCCCGCCACATCCTGCTTGCTGGCTGTGCTCAGGCGCCGTCCAGCCTGCGAGCCTTGGCACTTGCCCTTCTCTCTGCTGTGAAGGAGTGCTCTCTCTGACCACCCCATCTCTGTCATCTGCTTCCCTAAGTAGCTCCTGTCCCTTTGGCTCTCAACTCCCGTGTAACCTCCTTGGGAAAGTCCTCGATCCCCGTGCCACATCAGCTGTTGACCCTCGTGGTAACTTGTAACTTTACTTGCTGCCTTGTTTTCCATTGATAACTGTGCCTTTGTTTGGTTATGTGATTGAGATTTGTCTCCTCCACTAAACACCCAGGAAGTTCTGTGGGGGCAGAGGCTGCATTCATTGTACGCTCGGTGTCCCCTCTGCACCTCTCCTGGTGTCAAGCCCAGAGTTGATCCTTTTTGTGCATTCGACTCATGAATCCAAAGGACTCCCCAAGCCCATGGCGCCCATAGATGCATTTCTGCGGACTTGCACATCTATGGATGAGAGAAATGGCAGAGCCTCACTCTGGAGTCCATCTGGCTCAGGTTCTCAGTGCGGCTCTAGCACTTCCTGTGTGAGCTTGGGCAGGTTCCTTAACCTGTCTGAGTCTGTCTCCACCCCTGGAAAAGCAGGCCTAAACCTGAGGGTTTAGATGAGATGTGCCAGTGAATGCCTGCCCCGTGGGTCTGCACGTTGTAGGCTTTCTGCCTCCTTTCTGCATGGTGGAGGTGTTCTCCCTGCTGTTCAGATGGCCGACTGTGAGTTCTCTTTCATTTCCAGGACTCCAATccctttgcttcccttgtcttctACTGGGAGCCCCTCAACCGTCAGGTGAGTGAGCATACCCGGGACAACCTGGGGCTTGCTACGGAGGAGCCCAGTGGAGGGCATCAGGCCAGGCAGACCTCCTGTCTCTCTTAATGAGCTGGCCTAGTTGGAGCTGGCAGTGGTGGGGCAGtgtagaagggaagaaagagaggaaggggacctgtgttggtggggagggcagatggCGATGAATGCCATCTAGCCAGGGCCATCTCTGAGCAGGTGCGTGTGGAGGGCTCCGTGAAGAAGCTGCCCGAAGAGGAGGCTGAGTGCTACTTCCACTCCCGCCCTAAGAGCAGCCAAATCGGGGCTGTGGTCAGTAACCAGGGTTCTGTGATCCCCGATCGGGAGGTGAGTTGGGTTCCTCCTTGGTTCTCTGGGTGGCAGGGGCCTTAGCTCATCCCCCAGCGGCTGTCCACTAGAAGTGCCAGGACCCGCCCTCTCCAGCAAAATGAAGGCGTGGTCTCCTTGGGGAAGTGGGGGAAATGGACTTCCTTTGTCTGACCCTCTGACTGTGCTCCGAGAGGAGAGAGGCCAGCCTCTCTTGATCACCTGTGTCCCCTGGGCCACGGCACGTACTTAGTAAATGGTTAGTAAGTGAATCACTGACTCAGTCCAGGCCTTACTGTGTTTCCTTCCCCTGGACAGTatctgagaaagaagaatgaggaaCTGGAGCAGCTCTACCAAGAGCAAGAGGTGCCAAAGCCAAAGTACTGGTGAGTAATAGCTGGTGGCCGTCC includes the following:
- the PNPO gene encoding pyridoxine-5'-phosphate oxidase isoform X2 encodes the protein MTCGLRGVAVTFGRPAEWPRYLHHLYGGGVSMDLGPMRKSYRGDQEAFEETQLTSLDPMKQFAAWFEEAVQCPDIGEANAMCLATCTRDGKPSARMVLLKGFGKDGFRFFTNFESRKGKELDSNPFASLVFYWEPLNRQVRVEGSVKKLPEEEAECYFHSRPKSSQIGAVVSNQGSVIPDREYLRKKNEELEQLYQEQEVPKPKYWYRIVTEILRYSWIPFSCSPPLRGMTPRHGFPSLLELPRKHLSHMVSLV
- the PNPO gene encoding pyridoxine-5'-phosphate oxidase isoform X1 — protein: MTCGLRGVAVTFGRPAEWPRYLHHLYGGGVSMDLGPMRKSYRGDQEAFEETQLTSLDPMKQFAAWFEEAVQCPDIGEANAMCLATCTRDGKPSARMVLLKGFGKDGFRFFTNFESRKGKELDSNPFASLVFYWEPLNRQVRVEGSVKKLPEEEAECYFHSRPKSSQIGAVVSNQGSVIPDREYLRKKNEELEQLYQEQEVPKPKYWGGYILYPRVMEFWQGQTNRLHDRILFRRGLPTGDSPLGPMTHRGEEDWLYERLAP